A region from the Serinibacter arcticus genome encodes:
- a CDS encoding alpha-galactosidase, whose protein sequence is MPLAGTVVVEAADEPAGLALTLTIQLTAQGLVRTRTTLTNTGAGTFDLATLDTVLPLPREAGEILDFTGRHLRERSPQRHALVAGTHLRESRRGRSHDGTLLMLAGTPGFGYRSGEVWGVHLAWSGNTRTFAEQEMPSGQRVLGAGELLLAGEVRLGEGESYTSPWLLASFGDGIDALSRRFHEFLRARPEHPTTPRKSLINVWEAVYFDHDLDKLRALADAAARVGLERYVLDDGWFNHRRDDHAGLGDWYVDADVWPDGLDPIVDHVTGLGLEFGLWFEPEMINEDSDVARAHPEWILRMPSRLPRRARNQQVMDLTNPDAWQYIYDRMHAILGAHRIGFVKWDHNRDLFDAGRQATGTAGVHEQTLATYRLLAALREAHPDVEFESCSGGGGRADLGILALTDRIWTSDCIDPLERQIIEAGTGLLVPPEMLGSHVASPHSHTTGRRHDLSFRAATAMFGHLGVEWDLTSASDADLDELATWIAAYTAHRDLLHHGVTVRSDDPDPALRVHGVVSADAREAIIAVVQVTTGVTAPPGRVRIPGLDPATTYRVTPLAPGDDPGPRRGREVPAWWSDGVALTGRVLAATGLQAPNQLPEHTVLLHLTAL, encoded by the coding sequence GTGCCGCTCGCGGGCACGGTCGTCGTCGAGGCGGCCGACGAGCCCGCGGGCCTCGCGCTGACGCTGACGATCCAGCTCACCGCCCAGGGTCTCGTGCGCACCCGCACCACGCTGACCAACACCGGCGCCGGCACCTTCGACCTGGCCACGCTCGACACGGTGCTCCCGCTGCCGCGCGAGGCCGGCGAGATCCTCGACTTCACCGGTCGGCACCTGCGCGAGCGCAGCCCGCAGCGGCACGCGCTGGTCGCCGGCACGCACCTGCGCGAGTCGCGCCGCGGCCGCAGCCACGACGGCACGCTCCTCATGCTCGCGGGCACCCCCGGGTTCGGCTACCGCTCGGGCGAGGTCTGGGGCGTGCACCTGGCCTGGTCGGGCAACACCCGCACGTTCGCCGAGCAGGAGATGCCGAGCGGCCAGCGGGTCCTCGGCGCCGGCGAGCTGCTGCTGGCCGGCGAGGTCCGCCTCGGCGAGGGCGAGTCGTACACGAGCCCGTGGTTGCTCGCCTCGTTCGGCGACGGCATCGACGCGCTCTCGCGCCGCTTCCACGAGTTCCTGCGGGCCCGTCCGGAGCACCCGACGACGCCGCGCAAGTCGCTCATCAACGTCTGGGAGGCGGTCTACTTCGACCACGACCTGGACAAGCTGAGGGCGCTCGCCGACGCCGCCGCCCGGGTCGGGCTCGAGCGCTACGTGCTCGACGACGGCTGGTTCAACCACCGCCGCGACGACCACGCCGGCCTCGGCGACTGGTACGTGGACGCCGACGTGTGGCCCGACGGCCTCGACCCGATCGTCGACCACGTCACCGGGCTCGGTCTCGAGTTCGGCCTCTGGTTCGAGCCGGAGATGATCAACGAGGACTCCGACGTCGCCCGGGCCCACCCCGAGTGGATCCTGCGCATGCCCTCCCGCCTGCCCCGCCGCGCGCGGAACCAGCAGGTGATGGACCTGACGAACCCGGACGCGTGGCAGTACATCTACGACCGGATGCACGCGATCCTCGGCGCCCACCGCATCGGCTTCGTGAAGTGGGACCACAACCGCGACCTGTTCGACGCCGGCCGCCAGGCCACCGGCACCGCCGGGGTGCACGAGCAGACGCTCGCGACCTACCGGCTCCTCGCCGCGCTGCGCGAGGCGCACCCCGACGTGGAGTTCGAGAGCTGCTCGGGCGGCGGCGGCCGCGCCGACCTCGGGATCCTCGCGCTCACGGACCGGATCTGGACGTCGGACTGCATCGACCCGCTCGAGCGCCAGATCATCGAGGCCGGCACGGGCCTGCTCGTGCCGCCGGAGATGCTGGGCTCGCACGTCGCCTCGCCGCACTCCCACACCACCGGGCGCCGCCACGACCTGAGCTTCCGCGCCGCGACCGCGATGTTCGGCCACCTCGGCGTCGAGTGGGACCTCACGAGCGCGAGCGACGCCGACCTCGACGAGCTCGCGACCTGGATCGCGGCGTACACGGCCCACCGCGACCTGCTGCACCACGGCGTCACGGTCCGCAGCGACGACCCGGACCCCGCGCTGCGGGTGCACGGCGTGGTCTCCGCCGACGCGCGCGAGGCGATCATCGCCGTCGTGCAGGTGACGACGGGCGTGACCGCGCCCCCCGGACGCGTCCGGATCCCCGGTCTCGACCCGGCCACCACCTACCGCGTCACCCCGCTTGCCCCCGGCGACGACCCCGGCCCGCGTCGCGGCCGCGAGGTCCCCGCGTGGTGGAGCGACGGCGTCGCGCTCACCGGCCGCGTCCTCGCCGCCACCGGCCTCCAGGCACCGAACCAGCTCCCCGAGCACACCGTCCTGCTGCACCTGACGGCGCTCTAG
- a CDS encoding SDR family oxidoreductase, with product MTAAAPAGVPGRPLDIAHAVRFLASDEAAHVHGTVLDVDGGIVAARVG from the coding sequence ATGACCGCCGCCGCGCCCGCGGGCGTCCCGGGACGCCCGCTCGACATCGCCCACGCGGTGCGCTTCCTGGCGTCGGACGAGGCCGCCCACGTGCACGGGACGGTCCTCGACGTCGACGGCGGGATCGTGGCGGCCCGGGTGGGCTGA
- a CDS encoding Pr6Pr family membrane protein: MTSGPRPGNVADALARTRARTRARTLVAVALAGVAAQMLATGRPLVDLVYFTVQSALLLALGTALALVPRLRGSTALATVRGAATVGSVLAGVVYALAIAPGEGQGRWLLDEPVAAVASVLQHLVLPVLAVVVLRRDVLARSPRPFAAVARRASVWIVWPACWAIGMGLLITLGAATLPYPFLDPSVVGTPRVLVSGAILLAVLWSLGVLLQVRSPRRGAETLVSPRKLTDRS, translated from the coding sequence GTGACGAGCGGTCCCCGCCCCGGGAACGTCGCTGACGCCCTCGCCCGCACCCGAGCCCGCACCCGAGCCCGCACCCTGGTCGCTGTGGCCCTGGCCGGCGTCGCCGCCCAGATGCTCGCCACCGGTCGACCGCTGGTCGACCTGGTCTACTTCACCGTCCAGTCGGCCCTGCTGCTCGCCCTCGGCACGGCCCTCGCCCTCGTGCCGAGGCTGCGGGGCTCGACGGCGCTCGCGACCGTGCGGGGGGCCGCGACCGTCGGATCGGTGCTCGCGGGTGTCGTCTACGCGCTCGCGATCGCGCCGGGCGAGGGCCAGGGCCGGTGGCTGCTGGACGAGCCGGTCGCCGCCGTCGCCTCGGTGCTCCAGCACCTCGTGCTGCCGGTGCTCGCCGTCGTCGTGCTGCGCCGCGACGTGCTCGCGCGGAGCCCGAGGCCGTTCGCGGCCGTGGCACGGCGGGCCTCGGTCTGGATCGTCTGGCCCGCGTGCTGGGCGATCGGGATGGGGCTCCTGATCACCCTCGGCGCCGCGACGCTCCCGTATCCGTTCCTGGACCCGTCGGTGGTCGGGACGCCGCGCGTGCTCGTCTCCGGGGCGATCCTGCTCGCGGTCCTCTGGTCGCTCGGGGTGCTGCTGCAGGTCCGATCACCCCGTCGCGGGGCCGAGACGCTCGTCTCACCCAGGAAACTCACAGACCGCTCATAG
- a CDS encoding AI-2E family transporter, translating into MLTILLGLAAGVVALAGLYLGREVVGPLLLGAVIVIICHPVRHRFDRRGLPTWVGTTVVITLAYVILAVLALLLSWAGIEFVDLVIEYTDELQDSAAGLLAWLESIGLEAQIADAAASVLDPATIMGWARSLGGAVLGVLTGFFLVLAYVIFMAADGGRYTGAERTFGASRTATVDRFRRYNASVRKYFTVNATFGAIVAVIDGLALWWLGVPAPAVWAVLAFVTNFIPNIGFILGLVPPMVLALMIGGWPLMLIVAVVYSVVNVVLQVLVQPKFVSDAVSLSLTLSFFSVLFWTFVIGPLGAILAIPLTLLVRALVLEGDPGTAWLRWLTGDRSTEPARLAAPEPDPEGEEEPTTSRDGDAPAPATT; encoded by the coding sequence ATGCTGACGATCCTGCTCGGTCTGGCGGCCGGCGTCGTCGCCCTCGCCGGCCTCTACCTGGGTCGCGAGGTCGTCGGGCCGCTGCTGCTCGGCGCCGTCATCGTCATCATCTGCCACCCGGTGCGGCACCGGTTCGACCGGCGCGGGCTCCCGACGTGGGTCGGCACAACCGTCGTCATCACGCTCGCGTACGTCATCCTCGCGGTGCTGGCGCTGCTGCTCTCGTGGGCCGGCATCGAGTTCGTCGACCTCGTGATCGAGTACACCGACGAGCTGCAGGACTCGGCCGCCGGACTCCTGGCGTGGCTCGAGTCCATCGGGCTGGAGGCCCAGATCGCCGACGCCGCCGCCAGCGTGCTGGACCCGGCCACGATCATGGGGTGGGCGCGGTCGCTCGGCGGCGCCGTGCTGGGCGTGCTGACGGGGTTCTTCCTCGTGCTCGCCTACGTCATCTTCATGGCGGCCGACGGCGGTCGCTACACCGGCGCCGAGCGCACGTTCGGTGCCTCGCGGACCGCGACCGTGGACCGGTTCCGCCGCTACAACGCCTCGGTGCGCAAGTACTTCACGGTCAACGCGACGTTCGGCGCGATCGTGGCGGTCATCGACGGTCTCGCGCTGTGGTGGCTCGGGGTCCCGGCACCCGCCGTGTGGGCCGTGCTCGCGTTCGTCACCAACTTCATCCCGAACATCGGCTTCATCCTGGGTCTCGTGCCGCCGATGGTGCTGGCGCTCATGATCGGCGGCTGGCCTCTGATGCTCATCGTGGCGGTCGTCTACTCGGTCGTGAACGTCGTGCTGCAGGTGCTCGTGCAGCCGAAGTTCGTCAGCGACGCGGTCAGCCTCAGCCTCACGCTGAGCTTCTTCTCGGTCCTGTTCTGGACCTTCGTGATCGGGCCGCTCGGCGCCATCCTCGCGATCCCGCTGACGCTGCTCGTGCGCGCGCTGGTGCTGGAGGGCGACCCGGGGACGGCCTGGCTGCGATGGCTCACGGGCGACCGGAGCACGGAGCCGGCGCGCCTGGCGGCACCCGAGCCGGACCCGGAGGGCGAGGAGGAGCCGACGACCTCCCGCGACGGCGACGCACCCGCACCCGCGACGACGTAG
- a CDS encoding response regulator has product MSTPRRIRVAAVDDHPVLLRGLQATLATSAEIDLVTVSTTVGELLAVDDLRVDVVLLDVDLRDGTDPADNVRAVVGRGLPVVLYTSEHRAALVQRTMAAGALGLVLKGDPERDVVEAVQSAARGEVYMSSRLAMELVSHPAGEVSLSPREREVLTLLAAGLPWSAVAKDLGISVSTARTHMARVLEAYSAIGMPLRDGPREAVARALSSGQIDDPYRLG; this is encoded by the coding sequence GTGAGCACACCGAGAAGGATCAGGGTCGCCGCCGTCGACGACCACCCGGTGCTGCTGCGAGGCCTGCAGGCCACGCTCGCCACGAGCGCCGAGATCGACCTCGTCACGGTGAGCACGACCGTCGGCGAGCTGCTCGCCGTCGACGATCTCCGCGTGGACGTCGTCCTGCTCGACGTCGACCTCCGCGACGGGACCGACCCCGCCGACAACGTGCGCGCCGTCGTCGGCCGCGGTCTGCCGGTGGTCCTCTACACGAGCGAGCACCGCGCCGCGCTCGTCCAGCGCACGATGGCGGCCGGCGCGCTCGGCCTCGTCCTCAAGGGCGACCCCGAGCGCGACGTCGTCGAGGCCGTGCAGTCCGCCGCGCGCGGGGAGGTCTACATGAGCTCGCGCCTGGCGATGGAGCTCGTCTCCCACCCCGCGGGCGAGGTGTCGCTGTCGCCGCGCGAGCGCGAGGTGCTCACGCTGCTGGCGGCCGGCCTGCCGTGGTCCGCCGTCGCGAAGGACCTGGGGATCTCCGTCTCCACCGCCCGCACCCACATGGCGCGCGTGCTCGAGGCGTACTCCGCGATCGGGATGCCGCTGCGCGACGGCCCGCGCGAGGCCGTCGCGCGGGCGCTGAGCTCCGGTCAGATCGACGACCCCTACCGCCTGGGGTGA
- a CDS encoding ROK family transcriptional regulator — protein sequence MLRPTTPTWTSATGTALRVAQEVLLHGPLSRAELARRFDLTPGTLTRITKALMDEGILTDSGRATQLGAAAGLEEQRLGRPSQPLDVVSEGLEFIGVKVAGDHAYAVRTTMRAQVLESVDAPLPTADPEAVSDVVAHLVEQLGEGVARVGVSVGGHVSATAVRRGPFLDWDDVPFGTLLAARLGTAPVLSNDVVAVTEATHWFGEARGCERFALVTIGAGTGLGLVTHGRIVMDDDVGLGLVGHLPLDPFGPVCRLGHRGCAEAVLTTAAITSAASVALGRSVDHAEVLALAAAGDPAARRIVDDAGRLLGRFISLVANITMPQLVVVGGEGATLVHVAGDAVRDAVAADRDPLAAPVPITVQEGGLTAWARGAAVIAIQDFVGAR from the coding sequence ATGCTCAGGCCGACCACGCCGACGTGGACGTCGGCGACCGGCACGGCGCTCCGCGTCGCGCAGGAGGTCCTGCTCCACGGGCCTCTCTCTCGCGCCGAGCTCGCCCGCCGCTTCGACCTCACCCCCGGCACCCTCACCCGCATCACCAAGGCGCTGATGGACGAGGGGATCCTCACCGACAGCGGACGCGCGACCCAGCTCGGCGCCGCCGCGGGGCTCGAGGAGCAGCGCCTCGGGCGGCCGTCGCAGCCCCTCGACGTCGTGTCCGAGGGCCTGGAGTTCATCGGCGTCAAGGTCGCGGGCGACCACGCCTACGCCGTCCGCACCACGATGCGGGCGCAGGTGCTCGAGAGCGTCGACGCCCCCCTCCCGACGGCCGATCCCGAGGCGGTGAGCGACGTCGTCGCGCACCTGGTCGAGCAGCTGGGCGAGGGCGTCGCCCGGGTCGGGGTGAGCGTCGGCGGCCACGTGAGCGCGACGGCCGTGCGCCGGGGTCCGTTCCTGGACTGGGACGACGTGCCGTTCGGCACCCTGCTGGCCGCCCGGCTGGGCACCGCTCCCGTGCTGAGCAACGACGTCGTCGCCGTCACGGAGGCGACGCACTGGTTCGGTGAGGCGCGCGGGTGCGAGCGCTTCGCGCTCGTCACGATCGGCGCCGGCACCGGCCTGGGCCTCGTGACGCACGGTCGGATCGTGATGGACGACGACGTCGGCCTCGGACTGGTCGGCCACCTCCCCCTCGACCCGTTCGGCCCGGTGTGCCGGCTCGGCCACCGCGGCTGCGCGGAGGCCGTGCTCACGACGGCGGCGATCACCTCGGCGGCCTCCGTGGCCCTCGGGCGGTCGGTCGACCACGCGGAGGTGCTCGCGCTCGCCGCGGCCGGCGACCCCGCCGCCCGCCGCATCGTGGACGACGCCGGCCGCCTGCTGGGACGGTTCATCTCCCTGGTCGCGAACATCACGATGCCGCAGCTCGTGGTGGTGGGCGGCGAGGGCGCCACGCTGGTGCACGTCGCGGGTGACGCGGTGCGCGACGCCGTCGCCGCCGACCGCGACCCGCTGGCGGCCCCGGTGCCGATCACGGTGCAGGAGGGCGGGCTGACGGCGTGGGCGCGCGGCGCCGCCGTCATCGCGATCCAGGACTTCGTCGGCGCGCGCTGA
- the ppk2 gene encoding polyphosphate kinase 2: MAKAKKSAKSSEKSSKKARKKIKNAVYEAELFRLQTELVKLQEWVKATGERVVIIFEGRDAAGKGGAIKRITEYLSPRVARIAALPAPTERQKGQWYYQRYVEHLPAAGEIVLFDRSWYNRAGVERVMGFADAGEVAQFMRQTPIFEQLLINDGIHVRKYWFSVSDAEQLRRFRSRLNDPVRRWKLSPMDLESINRWEEYSRAKDDMFVHTDTPASPWFVVESDVKKHARLNMISHLLSTLPYTDVPQEKVELPERTESSGSYRRPPRELSTYVPDHAAALMGDPEGDF; the protein is encoded by the coding sequence ATGGCGAAGGCGAAGAAGTCGGCGAAGTCCTCCGAGAAGTCATCGAAGAAGGCTCGCAAGAAGATCAAGAACGCCGTCTACGAGGCCGAGCTGTTCCGCCTCCAGACCGAGCTGGTCAAGCTCCAGGAGTGGGTCAAGGCAACCGGCGAGCGCGTCGTCATCATCTTCGAGGGGCGCGACGCCGCAGGGAAGGGCGGCGCGATCAAGCGCATCACCGAGTACCTCTCCCCGCGCGTGGCGCGCATCGCCGCGCTGCCAGCGCCGACCGAGCGTCAGAAGGGGCAGTGGTACTACCAGCGCTACGTGGAGCACCTGCCGGCGGCCGGGGAGATCGTCCTGTTCGACCGGTCCTGGTACAACCGCGCCGGGGTCGAGCGCGTCATGGGCTTCGCCGACGCGGGCGAGGTCGCGCAGTTCATGCGCCAGACGCCGATCTTCGAGCAGCTGCTCATCAACGACGGCATCCACGTGCGCAAGTACTGGTTCTCCGTGTCCGACGCCGAGCAGCTGCGCCGGTTCCGTTCGCGACTGAACGACCCGGTGCGTCGCTGGAAGCTGTCGCCGATGGACCTCGAGTCGATCAACCGGTGGGAGGAGTACTCCCGCGCGAAGGACGACATGTTCGTGCACACCGACACCCCGGCCTCGCCGTGGTTCGTCGTGGAGTCGGACGTGAAGAAGCACGCGCGGCTGAACATGATCTCCCACCTGCTCTCGACCCTCCCGTACACGGACGTGCCGCAGGAGAAGGTCGAGCTGCCCGAGCGCACCGAGTCCAGCGGCAGCTACCGCCGCCCGCCGCGCGAGCTGTCGACGTACGTGCCGGACCACGCGGCGGCGCTGATGGGCGACCCGGAGGGCGACTTCTAG
- a CDS encoding FAD-dependent oxidoreductase, whose amino-acid sequence MSALRRLTAVVDAGLGRVSMYLLVTASLVLISTFAVVAAASGQLPYDPGAIALSLVVGVVATAAGTWIGALVTRSRPHPPSSVITGLILALILWPGYGQDLLVLAVAGLAAGISKYLLAWRGRHLLNPVVAGLLVVGLSGLGVSIWWVGSQALLLVVAVTGLVVLWRTRRLLYGLSFVVPALALTFVAYTGSGLSLAQAATFTFGSSPIVFLGAFMLSEPLTTPPRQWQRITVGVLVAVISVLPVLPFVPTLPVGITPELALAVGNVVAFAFGMRHRVVLRLESSRRSGDLLDLTFTPSAPLRMLPGQYLELDVPAAGVGDPRGRRRVLSIASDPAGGPVRLVTRIAAVPGAEPSPVKAALVALRPGDVLPVTSVGGDFLLPDGDAPLALVGAGIGVTPFLAHLDALARGTLAARDLVLVHAVKDVADVLDVVTAPSADIPGGGVRAALPAVAALPSGVRLVLVLPPGAPRAAVPAGWEVVEGAALTPDVLAAAVPDLAERTVLVSGSPVAVAAVTDAARSAGVRHLRTDVFLGY is encoded by the coding sequence ATGAGCGCCCTGCGCCGCCTGACCGCCGTCGTGGACGCCGGCCTCGGCCGGGTCTCGATGTACCTGCTGGTCACCGCCTCGCTGGTGCTGATCAGCACCTTCGCCGTCGTCGCCGCCGCGTCGGGGCAGCTGCCCTACGACCCCGGCGCGATCGCGCTGAGCCTGGTGGTGGGCGTCGTGGCGACGGCGGCCGGCACCTGGATCGGTGCGCTCGTCACGCGCTCGCGGCCCCACCCGCCGTCGTCGGTCATCACCGGCCTCATCCTGGCGCTCATCCTGTGGCCGGGGTACGGGCAGGACCTGCTCGTGCTCGCTGTCGCCGGCCTCGCCGCCGGGATCTCCAAGTACCTGCTCGCGTGGCGCGGTCGCCACCTGCTCAACCCCGTCGTGGCCGGCCTGCTCGTCGTCGGCCTCAGCGGCCTCGGCGTCAGCATCTGGTGGGTGGGCAGCCAGGCGCTGCTGCTCGTGGTCGCCGTGACCGGCCTGGTGGTGCTGTGGCGCACGCGACGCCTGCTGTACGGCCTGAGCTTCGTGGTGCCCGCCCTCGCCCTGACCTTCGTGGCGTACACCGGCTCGGGCCTGTCGCTCGCCCAGGCCGCGACCTTCACCTTCGGCTCCTCGCCGATCGTCTTCCTCGGCGCGTTCATGCTGAGCGAGCCGCTCACCACGCCGCCGCGGCAGTGGCAGCGGATCACCGTCGGCGTGCTGGTGGCCGTGATCTCGGTCCTGCCGGTGCTGCCCTTCGTGCCGACCCTGCCGGTGGGCATCACCCCGGAGCTGGCGCTCGCCGTCGGGAACGTCGTGGCGTTCGCGTTCGGGATGCGGCACCGGGTGGTGCTGCGGCTGGAGAGCTCGCGCCGCAGCGGCGACCTGCTCGACCTCACCTTCACGCCGTCCGCCCCGCTGCGGATGCTGCCGGGTCAGTACCTCGAGCTCGACGTGCCCGCGGCCGGGGTGGGCGACCCGCGCGGCCGCCGTCGCGTGCTGAGCATCGCCTCGGACCCCGCGGGCGGGCCGGTCAGGCTCGTCACGCGGATCGCGGCCGTGCCCGGCGCCGAGCCCAGCCCGGTGAAGGCCGCGCTGGTCGCGCTCCGGCCCGGGGACGTGCTTCCCGTCACCTCGGTGGGCGGCGACTTCCTCCTGCCCGACGGCGACGCGCCGCTCGCGCTCGTCGGCGCGGGGATCGGCGTCACGCCGTTCCTGGCGCACCTCGACGCGCTCGCGCGCGGCACGCTCGCGGCCCGGGACCTCGTGCTCGTGCACGCGGTCAAGGACGTCGCCGACGTGCTCGACGTCGTGACCGCCCCCTCGGCCGACATCCCCGGGGGTGGCGTGCGCGCCGCGCTCCCCGCCGTCGCGGCGCTGCCGTCGGGCGTCCGCCTCGTGCTGGTGCTTCCGCCGGGTGCGCCCCGCGCGGCCGTGCCCGCGGGCTGGGAGGTCGTCGAGGGCGCGGCGCTCACGCCCGACGTGCTCGCGGCCGCCGTGCCCGACCTCGCCGAGCGCACCGTGCTCGTCTCGGGATCGCCGGTGGCGGTCGCCGCGGTGACGGATGCGGCACGGTCGGCCGGGGTGCGACACCTGCGCACGGACGTCTTCCTCGGGTACTGA
- a CDS encoding FMN-binding protein, whose amino-acid sequence MTLAARRAVTVAASLAAVSALAACAPADDPAVTTDETGESSAESTETASESASESAGSDEAGAATGGTYADGSYTATGSYISPGGEESVEVTLTLASDVVTDVEVVSLAEHPNSVRFQGEFIDGIADVVEGVPLDELAVDKVAGSSLTSGGFNEAVEIIKGEAGA is encoded by the coding sequence ATGACCCTCGCAGCCCGCCGCGCCGTCACCGTCGCCGCATCTCTCGCTGCCGTCAGCGCCCTCGCCGCGTGCGCTCCCGCGGACGACCCGGCCGTCACCACCGACGAGACGGGGGAGTCCTCGGCCGAGTCGACCGAGACCGCGTCGGAGTCCGCCTCCGAGAGCGCCGGTTCCGACGAGGCCGGAGCAGCCACCGGCGGCACCTACGCCGACGGCAGCTACACCGCGACCGGCAGCTACATCTCCCCGGGCGGTGAGGAGAGCGTCGAGGTCACGCTGACCCTCGCCTCCGACGTTGTCACCGACGTCGAGGTCGTCTCGCTCGCCGAGCACCCCAACTCCGTGCGCTTCCAGGGCGAGTTCATCGACGGCATCGCCGACGTCGTCGAGGGCGTCCCGCTGGACGAGCTCGCCGTCGACAAGGTCGCCGGCTCCTCCCTGACCTCGGGCGGCTTCAACGAGGCCGTGGAGATCATCAAGGGCGAGGCGGGTGCCTGA
- a CDS encoding carbohydrate ABC transporter permease yields the protein MATPVLTGRPRRPEPTSAPPRRRGVWRRTDLRTAMIFLIPATVGFVVFYLLPTIRGVYFSFTDYPVLAPPTWVGLDNYERLVNDPLFWNALVVTLYYVAINIIVQTVLAIGVAVLMQRLTRSILVRGAILLPYFIANVIVALVWFFMLDVQLGVVNVLLERFGMDPQAFFGNPALALPTIALINVWRHLGYTALLLFAGMQMISPQLYEAAALDGASPWRQFRSITMPLLRPVLALVLVVTVTGSFQIFDTVAVTTGGGPINATRVIYLYIYDLAFEQLDFGYASALSVVLFLILLVVALVQLRLLRAGESDEA from the coding sequence ATGGCCACACCTGTCCTGACCGGGCGGCCCCGCCGACCCGAACCCACGTCAGCACCCCCGAGACGACGGGGGGTGTGGCGCCGGACGGACCTGCGGACGGCGATGATCTTCCTCATCCCCGCGACCGTCGGCTTCGTGGTGTTCTACCTGCTCCCCACGATCCGCGGCGTCTACTTCAGCTTCACCGACTACCCGGTGCTCGCCCCACCGACGTGGGTGGGCCTGGACAACTACGAGCGGCTGGTGAACGACCCGCTGTTCTGGAACGCGCTGGTCGTGACGCTGTACTACGTCGCGATCAACATCATCGTCCAGACGGTGCTGGCGATCGGCGTCGCCGTCCTCATGCAGCGCCTGACCCGCTCGATCCTCGTGCGTGGCGCGATCCTGCTGCCGTACTTCATCGCCAACGTCATCGTCGCGCTGGTGTGGTTCTTCATGCTCGACGTGCAGCTCGGCGTCGTGAACGTGCTGCTGGAGCGCTTCGGCATGGACCCGCAGGCGTTCTTCGGCAACCCGGCGCTCGCGCTGCCGACCATCGCTCTCATCAACGTCTGGCGCCACCTCGGGTACACCGCGCTGCTGCTGTTCGCCGGGATGCAGATGATCTCGCCGCAGCTCTACGAGGCGGCCGCGCTCGACGGCGCCAGCCCGTGGCGGCAGTTCCGCTCCATCACGATGCCGCTGCTGCGCCCCGTGCTCGCGCTCGTGCTGGTGGTCACCGTGACCGGCTCGTTCCAGATCTTCGACACGGTGGCCGTCACGACGGGCGGTGGCCCGATCAACGCCACCCGCGTCATCTACCTGTACATCTACGACCTCGCGTTCGAGCAGCTCGACTTCGGCTACGCCTCGGCGCTGTCGGTCGTGCTCTTCCTGATCCTGCTGGTCGTGGCCCTCGTGCAGCTGCGGCTGCTGCGGGCCGGCGAGTCGGACGAGGCCTGA
- a CDS encoding CAP domain-containing protein, translated as MGLAVAPLPDGRPMVVVVLGYRADDGAIPAASQGAEEALVLTNAERAAFGLPPLTVSADLNTAAQVQADHQASIGEMTHDGNGGFGERLGAVGYRTGAENVAVGQRSVAEVVQGWISSPGHHANIVNEDMTEMGFAVAFGSDGRAYYAQTFGTR; from the coding sequence GTGGGACTCGCCGTCGCGCCGTTGCCGGACGGGCGGCCGATGGTCGTCGTCGTGCTTGGCTACCGCGCGGACGACGGCGCGATCCCCGCCGCGTCCCAGGGCGCCGAGGAGGCGCTGGTCCTGACGAACGCCGAGCGCGCGGCGTTCGGGCTACCTCCGCTGACCGTGAGCGCCGACCTCAACACGGCGGCCCAGGTGCAGGCCGACCACCAGGCCTCGATCGGCGAGATGACCCACGACGGCAACGGCGGGTTCGGGGAGCGGCTGGGCGCTGTCGGCTACCGCACCGGCGCGGAGAACGTCGCCGTCGGGCAGCGGTCGGTGGCCGAGGTGGTGCAGGGCTGGATCTCCTCGCCGGGCCACCACGCCAACATCGTCAACGAGGACATGACGGAGATGGGCTTCGCGGTCGCGTTCGGCTCGGACGGCCGCGCGTACTACGCCCAGACCTTCGGGACGCGCTGA